Proteins encoded by one window of Bactrocera oleae isolate idBacOlea1 chromosome 4, idBacOlea1, whole genome shotgun sequence:
- the LOC106617520 gene encoding outer dynein arm-docking complex subunit 4 isoform X2, with protein MPRRRNKVDPLEELETCTKLLCDQSHNHMKVREYDKALIGYNKALELNGTDINALVSRSKCYLLLGEPSKALQDAETALTEDKNNIRAIFQKAESLYFLGQFEQSLMFFHQGLRSRPELSSFRLGVQKTQEAIENTIGTSKCSSLNIALNSSNNKFSSKYKSNKQSQTNSQHSNRSKLSRTEIERHNARKLLGELCVDKEYLEKLLKHPDLVRADTNSENISNHANEAVKFLKKRQEFWRQQRPCTSLPSYKSLPQEPLPDWF; from the exons ATGCCGCGTAGAAGAAATAAAGTCGACCCGTTGGAAGAATTGGAGACCTGCACCAAACTCTTATGTGATCAGTCTCACAACCATATGAAAGTTCGAGAATACGATAAAGCTTTAATCGGTTACAATAAG GCCCTCGAACTAAATGGCACTGACATAAATGCATTGGTTTCTCGAAGTAAATGTTACCTTTTGCTAGGGGAGCCATCAAAAGCATTACAGGATGCGGAAACTGCACTCACTgaagacaaaaataatattcgagCCATCTTCCAAAAAGCAGAATCACTTTATTTTCTTGGTCAATTCGAACAGAGTCTAATGTTCTTCCACCAAGGGTTGCGCTCTCGTCCCGAATTATCTTCCTTTCGATTGGGTGTTCAAAAAACTCAAGAAGCCATTGAGAATACTATAGGAACTAGTAAATGTTCATCGCTCAATATTGCACTCAATTCTTCCAATAACAAATTTTCTAGTAAATATAAGAGCAATAAACAATCTCAAACAAATTCACAACATTCGAATCGCTCAAAACTATCCAGAACCGAAATTGAACGACATAACGCTCGCAAATTGTTAGGTGAATTATGCGTTGATAAggagtatttagaaaaactgttGAAACATCCCGATTTAGTTCGAGCCGATACAAACTCGGAAAATATTTCCAATCATGCAAATGAAGCtgttaaatttctaaaaaaacggCAAGAATTTTGGCGACAACAACGTCCTTGTACATCACTTCCAAGTTACAAAAGCCTACCCCAAGAACCTCTACCAGACTGGTTTtag
- the LOC106617520 gene encoding outer dynein arm-docking complex subunit 4 isoform X1, whose product MSSVVKNILDVDKEQELLQSFIRIGITADEESIDESTRKRTRHYFNKRGSSNAIPGVRNVICNRKTVKFADDVEKSGIGGRGNRIEAELRAARRKTEDQVLKKKPKENFVDFYTDKDRAAAVSAGTYDIKQSLQIKHKQDRNEIMQIPDEADINSIIALGLKEIKNANPENAVYFFSQALELNGTDINALVSRSKCYLLLGEPSKALQDAETALTEDKNNIRAIFQKAESLYFLGQFEQSLMFFHQGLRSRPELSSFRLGVQKTQEAIENTIGTSKCSSLNIALNSSNNKFSSKYKSNKQSQTNSQHSNRSKLSRTEIERHNARKLLGELCVDKEYLEKLLKHPDLVRADTNSENISNHANEAVKFLKKRQEFWRQQRPCTSLPSYKSLPQEPLPDWF is encoded by the exons ATGTCAAGTGTTGTGAAAAACATTTTAGATGTTGATAAGGAACAAGAATTACTTCAAAGTTTTATAAGAATCGGAATAACTGCAGATGAAGAGTCAATAGATGAATCCACACGCAAACGTACAAGACATTATTTTAATAAGAGAGGCTCGTCTAACGCTATTCCAGGTGTCCGAAATGTAATTTGTAATcgtaaaacagtaaaatttgCTGACGATGTAGAAAAAAGTGGAATTGGGGGTCGTGGAAACCGTATTGAGGCAGAGTTGCGTGCAGCGCGTAGAAAAACCGAGGATCAAGTATTAAAAAAGaagccaaaagaaaattttgtagacTTCTACACTGATAAAGATAGAGCAGCAGCTGTAAGCGCCGGTACTTATGACATTAAACAAAGCctgcaaataaaacataaacagGATCGTAATGAAATTATGCAAATACCGGATGAGGCAGACATTAACTCCATTATAGCATTGGggttgaaagaaattaaaaatgccAATCCAGAAAACGCGGTATATTTCTTTTCACAG GCCCTCGAACTAAATGGCACTGACATAAATGCATTGGTTTCTCGAAGTAAATGTTACCTTTTGCTAGGGGAGCCATCAAAAGCATTACAGGATGCGGAAACTGCACTCACTgaagacaaaaataatattcgagCCATCTTCCAAAAAGCAGAATCACTTTATTTTCTTGGTCAATTCGAACAGAGTCTAATGTTCTTCCACCAAGGGTTGCGCTCTCGTCCCGAATTATCTTCCTTTCGATTGGGTGTTCAAAAAACTCAAGAAGCCATTGAGAATACTATAGGAACTAGTAAATGTTCATCGCTCAATATTGCACTCAATTCTTCCAATAACAAATTTTCTAGTAAATATAAGAGCAATAAACAATCTCAAACAAATTCACAACATTCGAATCGCTCAAAACTATCCAGAACCGAAATTGAACGACATAACGCTCGCAAATTGTTAGGTGAATTATGCGTTGATAAggagtatttagaaaaactgttGAAACATCCCGATTTAGTTCGAGCCGATACAAACTCGGAAAATATTTCCAATCATGCAAATGAAGCtgttaaatttctaaaaaaacggCAAGAATTTTGGCGACAACAACGTCCTTGTACATCACTTCCAAGTTACAAAAGCCTACCCCAAGAACCTCTACCAGACTGGTTTtag
- the Synj gene encoding synaptojanin-1, with protein sequence MAMSKVMRVLEKSIPPSPYSVLLEHRNKSDSILFESHAVALLSTQETDVIRKQYTKLCDAYGCLGVLQLNAGESTVLFLVLVTGCVSMGKICDVEVFRITQTQFVALQNAAPNEDKISECRKLLNSGTFYFAHSNLSMISSLQKFDITLCAQRRQKISETDNRFFWNRMMHIHLLRFGVDCQSWLLKAMCGSVEVRTVYVGAKQARAAIISRLSCERAGTRFNVRGTNDEGHVANFVETEQVIYVDSDVTSYIQTRGSVPLFWEQPGVQVGSHKVKLSRGFEASAAAFDRHMVMMKQRYGYQAIINLLGTSMIGSKEGEAMLSNEFQKHHNMSTHKDVSHIIFDYHQECRGGNFGALLKLKERLGVCGVNYGFFHASQGQALREQFGVIRTNCLDCLDRTNCVQTFLGLDMLSQQIEALKLGEKKQNFSRFEEIFRQMWVNNGNEVSKIYAGTGAIQGGSKLMDGARSAARTIQNNLLDNSKQEAIDILLLGSTLSSELADRARILLPSNMLHAPTTVLREMCKRFAEYVAPRTCRVAVGTYNVNGGKHFRSIVFKDSLSDWLLDCHALARAKALVNVNNPSENACDPVDIYAIGFQEIVDLNASNIVAASTDNAKLWAEELQKTISRDNDYVLLTYQQLVGVCLYIYVRPEHAPFIRDVAIDCVKTGLGGTTGNKGACAIRFVLHGSSMCFVCAHFAAGQSQVAERNADYAEITRKLAFPMGRTLKSHDWVFWCGDFNYRIDMEKDDLKEAIQNEDLTSVLLNDQLRKEQEAGNVFSDFLEGEISFDPTYKYDLFSDEYDTSEKQRAPAWTDRVLWRRRKALAAETDVNSVEWNPGRLIHYGRSELKQSDHRPVIAIIDAEIVEIDSQRRREVFEQVIRDLGPPDSTIVVHVKEDGVYDDGPTIYDEAVMSTLIQELSKLGEVTLVRYVEDTMWVTFRDGESALHASNKKNIRICGLELQLQLKTANWQPLVDNEIELCTTNTIPLCSNPQEQAQLFSSSPDIPRRPKQPPGRPAPARPPMPLSPKSSPRHQPHVGVISVVPDMLQSKLSIPLMTQPLQPLPILSQSNQKNTKTASNESISSSKSQSPTETQQCSPLHSSSVVSPVELTDGQFPPTPPRQSKNSTPVSTPIRQPKQEGTSTFYDGSANIYEEIQEEIPAPRHPPPPFPSTTNQEIAPIASVESPRRQVVVTHPTPIGPPPPLPARRGPPPIPNRSGNAPPLPTRPGNNN encoded by the exons ATGGCAATGTCAAAGGTCATGCGGGTACTGGAAAAGTCTATTCCACCATCACCCTACAGCGTTCTTTTAGAGCATCGAAATAAAAGTGATAGCATTCTTTTTGAATCTCATGCGGTTGCTTTGCTCTCCACTCAGGAAACTGATGTAATACGAAAGCAGTATACAAAATTATGTGATGCTTACGGTTGCCTTGGTGTTCTGCAACTAAATGCTGGAGAAAGTACTGTTTTGTTTCTAGTGCTTGTCACTGGCTGTGTTTCAATGGGAAAAATCTGTGATGTTGAAGTTTTTCGAATTACGCAGACACAATTCGTGGCTTTGCAAAATGCAGCTCCGAATGAAGACAAAATATCAGAGTGCCGCAAGCTGTTGAACTCGGGAACTTTTTACTTTGCACATTCGAATCTTTCGATGATCAGTAGTTTACAAAAGTTTGATATAACATTATGTGCTCAACGGAGACAAAAAATATCTGAGACTGACAATCGTTTCTTTTGGAATCGAATGATGCACATACATTTGCTCCGTTTCGGTGTAGATTGTCAATCATGGCTTCTGAAGGCAATGTGTGGTTCTGTGGAAGTTCGCACAGTGTATGTTGGAGCTAAACAGGCTCGCGCCGCTATCATATCTCGGTTAAGTTGCGAGCGTGCCGGCACTCGATTTAACGTTCGAG GCACCAACGATGAGGGGCATGTTGCTAACTTTGTTGAGACCGAGCAGGTTATATATGTGGATAGTGATGTGACTAGTTATATTCAAACACGTGGATCTGTTCCTCTTTTTTGGGAACAACCGGGTGTACAAGTTGGCTCACACAAAGTGAAATTATCACGAGGCTTTGAGGCTTCTGCGGCAGCATTTGATCGACATATGGTGATGATGAAGCAACGTTACGGGTATCAGGCGATTATAAACCTTTTGGGCACATCGATGATTGGTAGTAAGGAAGGTGAGGCAATGTTAAGCAATGAATTCCAAAAACACCATAATATGTCAACCCACAAAGACgtttcacatattatatttgattatcATCAAGAGTGCCGAGGTGGTAATTTTGGTGCGCTTTTGAAACTGAAAGAGCGTTTGGGAGTTTGTGGTGTAAACTATGGATTTTTCCATGCTTCCCAAGGGCAAGCATTACGTGAACAATTTGGTGTTATTCGCACTAATTGCCTCGATTGTTTGGACCGCACCAATTGCGTGCAAACGTTCTTGGGCTTAGACATGCTTAGTCAACAAATTGAAGCTTTAAAATTGGgggagaaaaaacaaaatttctccaGATTTGAAGAAATATTTCGGCAAATGTGGGTAAACAATGGCAATGAAGTTAGTAAAATCTATGCAGGTACTGGAGCTATACAAGGTGGCTCCAAACTAATGGATGGGGCGCGATCAGCTGCTCGTACAATACAGAATAATTTGTTAGATAATTCAAAACAGGAAgcaattgatattttattactCGGATCAACACTATCGTCAGAATTAGCTGATAGAGCTCGAATATTATTGCCATCGAATATGCTGCATGCGCCAACTACAGTTTTAAGGGAAATGTGTAAACGCTTTGCTGAGTATGTAGCTCCCCGTACCTGTCGCGTCGCAGTTGGTACCTACAATGTAAATGGTggtaaacattttagaagcaTTGTTTTTAAGGACTCATTGTCTGATTGGTTACTTGATTGCCATGCATTGGCACGAGCTAAGGCTCTAGTCAACGTGAATAATCCATCGGAGAACGCCTGCGATCCGGTTGATATATATGCGATTGGTTTTCAAGAGATCGTTGACTTGAATGCCTCTAACATTGTTGCTGCCAGCACAGATAATGCCAAATTGTGGGCAGAGGAATTGCAAAAGACTATTTCTCGAGATAATGATTATGTGCTTCTCACATATCAACAACTAGTAggtgtgtgtttatatatatatgttcgaCCGGAGCATGCGCCATTTATTCGTGATGTTGCAATTGATTGTGTTAAAACGGGACTAGGGGGCACCACTGGAAATAAGGGAGCATGTGCGATACGTTTTGTTTTACATGGAAGTTCGATGTGCTTCGTCTGTGCTCATTTTGCTGCTGGTCAATCACAG gTTGCTGAGCGTAACGCTGATTATGCTGAAATAACAAGAAAGTTGGCGTTTCCAATGGGACGTACTCTCAAGTCGCATGATTGGGTGTTTTGGTGTGGTGATTTTAATTATAGAATCGACATGGAAAAGGATGATTTGAAAGAAGCTATACAGAACGAAGATCTCACATCTGTACTGCTGAATGATCAGCTGCGTAAGGAGCAAGAAGCAGGCAATGTTTTCAGCGATTTTCTCGAAGGAGAAATTAGTTTCGATCCTACGTATAAATATGATTTGTTTAGTGATGAATATGATACGTCAGAAAAACAACGTGCACCTGCTTGGACTGATCGTGTATTATGGCGTCGACGCAAAGCTTTGGCAGCAGAAACAGATGTCAATAGTGTTGAATGGAATCCAGGTAGACTTATTCATTATGGTCGTTCAGAGTTGAAGCAAAGTGACCACCGCCCAGTTATTGCTATTATTGATGCAGAAATTGTGGAAATTGATTCACAGCGTCGACGAGAG GTTTTTGAACAGGTCATAAGAGACTTGGGTCCACCTGATTCTACCATTGTTGTGCACGTCAAAGAGGATGGCGTTTATGACGACGGGCCGACTATCTATGATGAAGCAGTCATGTCTACGCTTATTCAGGAATTGTCGAAGTTAGGCGAAGTCACTTTGGTTCGATATGTAGAGGACACAATGTGGGTAACATTTCGAGATGGTGAATCAGCATTACATgcgagcaataaaaaaaatattcgcatTTGTGGTTTGGAGCTACAACTTCAACTAAAGACTGCAAATTGGCAACCATTAGTTGACAATGAAATTGAGTTGTGCACAACAAACACTATACCCCTATGTTCGAATCCGCAAGAACAAGCACAGTTATTCAGTAGTTCACCTGACATTCCGAGGCGTCCCAAACAGCCTCCTGGGCGACCAGCACCAGCTCGCCCACCTATGCCACTGTCACCTAAAAGTTCGCCTCGTCATCAACCACACGTTGGAGTTATTAGTGTCGTCCCTGATATGCTGCAATCTAAACTCTCCATACCCTTAATGACACAACCCTTACAGCCCCTACCCATTTTGTCTCAAAGCAATCAAAAGAACACTAAAACAGCTAGCAATGAAAGTATTTCGTCTTCTAAATCACAGTCACCTACTGAAACTCAACAATGTTCTCCATTACATTCGTCATCTGTAGTTTCGCCAGTTGAGTTGACTGATGGACAATTCCCGCCCACTCCTCCAAGGCAAAGCAAAAATTCTACACCAGTATCCACACCAATACGTCAACCGAAACAAGAAGGTACTTCAACTTTTTACGATGGTAGTGCTAACATATATGAAGAAATACAAGAAGAAATTCCAGCGCCTAGACATCCACCACCTCCATTTCCATCAACTACAAACCAAGAAATTGCTCCCATTGCTTCTGTTGAAAGTCCTCGCAGACAAGTAGTAGTAACACATCCGACACCAATAGGTCCCCCACCACCTTTGCCGGCGCGGCGCGGACCTCCACCTATACCCAATCGCAGTGGAAATGCACCACCACTTCCTACTCGACCAGGCAATAACAATTAA